GGGGACAGGGTGCCTGGCGGGTGCCCTGAGCACTCGTCACTTGGAGAATAAGGGAGCACAGGAAGTGTGGAGAGGGTGCTGAGCCTTAATTACTATAATTAGCATGATCTGGGCCCAGACGATTGTTCTCTGAGTTGTCAAAGAAAGGCAGAACTGCAAGGCAGCGTGTCTGCCCCTCTTCGGCACCCGCTACTTTGAGACTTGATATGCCATTAGGCCaagatttatcattttaaatgttatgctcattttttttcactcacaagTTCTTTTCTCCGTTTTCTTACCCATCCCCTCTTCCTGCCACTGTCTGATGTCTCTCTCACCATTATTCCCATCTCCCTccaaaacaaggagaaaaatttatataatacagtaacCAGAATGAAATGCACTAAAATGTTAGCAATGGTTATTTCTGGGTAGTAGAATCATGGTTGATTTTTGTGTTTTGCTCATTTAGATTTTCTGACTTTCCTGCAGTGAATgggtattatttttgtaattaaaaacacgaaaagttctttgtttttaatgtggtGAAATTTGATACTGTAAACCTTGATATTTGTACATATGTCTTGCACAGACCCTAGACCCTTTCCTTCTTGCGCCCAGAGCAATGAGTTGGATTTGAAGTCACTAGTCTGTGTTCAAATCCTCGCTCCTCCACTTACTGGCAGTGTGATATCGGGCACGTCGTGGAAATCATAGGCACACTGCATTGCCCTTCTGCATCTTTCTTCCTCTATAAAAAGGGATTGTGTTCTTGCTCTGTCTTCAACAGAGAATGTATCTGAGATTCAAATGAGATAGTGAGCCGACAGGCATGTACAGTGTGTATAAAGTGCTATGTGGATGGTAGCACCACGGGGGTCTTGCTGATGGAGCACATGTAGCAGGTGGCCAGTTTCTTCACTTCTGACCTTAGCCACTTTCTGAAACGGGGGTGGCTTATCACTGTGGCCTTCAATTACCAGTGTCCCAAACCCCATCTACGGTGTGTGTAAAAATGGCTATAactttggatttgtttttttatttgttaaaaaaaatagtaagtagcTACGTTTACTCTTTACTGTGTAATAGATGGTATAGGACTCATTGACACCGATAACGTTTTCCTTACTGCCTTCGTCTTTTGTTTCAACTGAtgatgtcttctttttcttttccttccttctgctgctTGGAAACTAGCAGGGCACCTAGAGAAAGGTGTGACCCCGGAAGGTACTTAGTGTCCCTGTCCTGGGTAAGCCCCGCCTATGAGCACTTGTGGGAAGGGCCAGATGCCAGACCCAGCTGCTCCTGCTGCAGCTGCCTGTCTCTAGGGAGGGACACGGCTTGTCCGAGTCTGAGGGGAGGCAGTGGCCCGGGAAATGTGCGTGGGCTTTAGGattggaaagacccaggtttgagtgcAGGTCCCTGTTCTACCATTTCCTATGGTGTCCCCTAAAATAACCTGTATAGCCCCTCGGTACCTCAGTGGCTTCTTGTCTGTAGAATGAGGATAATAGTATACATCTCAGGAGGCTGTCAAGATTCAGTGAATTACAGTCAAGTCACCTAACACCAGGGTTTCCTTTCTGAGGATTAAACTGAAAAGTCAAGAAGGAACTCTCCTCTGAGAAATATGTTCACATACCCTGAGAAATATTAGATTTTCTATCTTGGAAATTATTGGGGATGTCGGGGCAGGAAGGGGATTTTTCCATCAAGGGAAACCTGGTTTTGCCACCTCAGCAGTTCTGCCTGAGCACAGCAGTGAGACTTGTCCGAGGCTGGGGAACAGACACCCCCGTGCTGGGGAGAGGAGCCTCAGTTCCCACTGGGAGTGACGTGTGGAATGGCAGCGGGCAGCCCCGAGAGGCAGTGGGCAGGGCCGAGTCCAGGACGTTCCCACCACTTTGTTTCTTCAGAGCGCCCAGGAGTACCAACAGCGGAGCCTGCTGGAGAAGGAGCTGCTTTTCTTTGCTTATGATGTTTTTGGAATTCCCTTTGTTGACCCGGTGAGCCAGAGTGGGGGGAATTTGGGGGGTAGAAAAGTGTGAGAGGGCAAGGAATGGGGGTGGTGGTGCACCATATGACTCTAGGGAGAAAACAGGGGTGAGCCAACATAGAATCTGTGAGACAACATGTCATTCTGTGAGACAGAATGGGCAGCTCGCTAGAGGTGGCTCAGGTTCAGAGACCTCTCGCCTCATCTCCCAAGATGAGGAGGTGACGTGGTGGGTTCTCCTGTGGGCCCTATTCTATGCATCAATACCTGGCAGATTAACCAAGTCACCCTacactgttaatttttttctgaccTGTGTTTAGGATTCATGGACGCCAGAAGATGTGATTCCCAGGAGATTACAAGAGAAACAGAAGTGAGGACCTTGAAGAGACTGCATGCTTGGGTCGGTCTGATGGAGCACTGAGGCCTTCTGAGCCCAGGCAGACGCGAACTCCTGGCCAGGGGTGGGCAGGTCTAGTCCGGGCAGTAGGGGCAGGAGCCGGGGCCAGACCCGGAATACGTCCTCAGAATGGCTGTGCTCACAGGTCAGAACGGGAAACAGCCGTCCGCATCTCCCAGGAGATTGGAAACCTGATGAAGGAGATTGAGACCCTTGTGGAAGAGAAGACCAAGGAGTCGCTGGATGTGAGCAGGCTGACCCGAGAAGGTGAGAGGACAGTGTGGGGTCATCTGCGCTGTCGGATGCAGCAAGGCGGCCAGCCCCACGCTAGCCGGGAAGCGGCCCTGCAGCGCCACGCTCCTCGTGGGCCGCCTCAGGGTCTGAGCCAGCATGCTCAGGGCCTAACCTTGCCTTGGTGTCCTTCCTAACTTGCCAACAAGACTTCCACCTGGAGAGAGTGCTGAGAATTGGCTTTTGTTAAGAAATAGACTCTTATGTCACAGTAACATTAGTATTTGTAGGACAGAACTCGTCCTGTCTCCCTACTCCCAAATGGTTTTCTCCCAACTTTCATATTTATCCTGTTACCAAACCTCCCCTTTGGGTCCCGCCCTCACCCGTGGCCACCCTCCAGTCCTCCCGGGAGGCCTGCCGGTTGCCCCTCTGCTCTGTTTCTCCTCACACCCAGCCTTTTTCCTTTCCCAGTGCTGCAGGCCTGCTTCAGTCTCTAGCAcctcctgtctgtccttgccCCTTCCCGCATGGAGCCAGATCAGTCTCCCAAACACAGGGACCTTGACCGTGTCCTCCCTGCCGGCCCCTTTAAGCATCTGTTCTGCGCTCCCTGATACACCTTCTCTTCATCCTCACTGGGCTGCTCCTGGCCTGGAGCCTCTCTCTACCCCTAGGTCTTTGTTCATGCCTGTCCCCCTTCCTAATCTCTCCCCATTATCCCTGCCTGTGAAGTGTCTTACACACACCCTACAAAGCCTTTCTTACTCTCCTGGCCATTTGGgacccctccctctttctgttGAACTTCAGGGCACCTTTCTTTGTTGTTCACAAGGTCTGTCTCATGCTCATTATTAATGTTATTGTTGGAACAGGTGTTAATGTTATTGTTGGAATGGGTGCTGTCTTCAGGTGGAAATCCCTTGCCttgtctagcacagtgcctggcacatgctgCCGCTTTAGTAATAGATGGGGTTGGATTGAGTCTCCGGTATGTCCCCAGCACAGAGAGACGGCATAAGAATAGAAGTGTCGGCCTTTGCTCTACAGCTGCTCAAATGAACAGTGATTAATTTAACAAGATTGGCGTGTGAAAGGAATTTGTCCAGACTTCCTTTGTTTTTGAGTGCTTTCAGTGTTAATTTGTCTTGATTCTCCTAACTGCCTGGGAGGTAGGTTGGGCAGATTATAAGATCCTCATtttaaatgatgatgatgatgatagctaaACTTCTGAGCAATTACTCTGTGCCAAGTATCGTGCTAAGCATTTAACGTGTcttattgttctttagattagaCAGGCATCACATGAGGAAGACGCcatttttatagaggagaaaattaaggctcagggaggttaagtaacttgccaacATCACACAGCTCACGAATACAGGAGTCAGACCCAGTTCTTTCTGATTCTTGAGCTCATGTTTTAGGAGAGTGAAGGTCTAACGAGCCAGCAGCTGTTTGGGAGTGGTGCTAGGGCTAGGACTTGGGTCTCCTATCTTTCAGCTCCAAGTTCTGTCCTTTGAAACTCCCAACCTTTGGAAGTGACCAAACAGGGGATTTCTCTGGTGAACAGGAATCAACTGGAATTGCTATTCCTCACAGGGAAGCAGTATCCGAGGAGAGTCTCTGGACAGAATGGCTGCTGGATTTAGGCTGATCTTGTCATTGCTTTTCAGGTGGCCCCTTGCTCTATGAAGGCATCCATCTCACCATGAACTCCAAAGTCTTGAATGGTTCCCAGCGGGTGGTGATGGACGGCATGATCTCCGATGACGAGTGTCGGGAGCTGCAGAGACTGACCAACGTAAGGGAAACCCAGTGAGCACAGCTTCTCCTGAAGGGCCCAGGCTCCGCCCACTCAGTGCCTCCTGGGCAGAGGGTCTGAGTGGAGGTGGTCAACTGCCCTGGCTAACTCCACCTGTTTTGGGGGCTTATAGGCAGCAGCAACATCAGGCGATGGCTACCGGGGCCAGACCTCCCCACACACCCCCAACGAAAAGTTTTATGGTGTCACTGTCTTCAAAGCCCTCAAGGTAGGGTCAGCACTTAGCGTTCTAGAGtgtggagaggggcagggggaggccaGGCTTCGGGGAGTAGCTGGGGATGGTTGTGGGAAAGAGTAAAGATGTCTGCCTATTGACGTTCCAGCTGCCATGGAGGGAGGGTAAATTAAGCTGGGTGAGGTTAACTTTTGACTATCTGaccaagaataataaaatgaggCAAGCAAGGTAAGACCAGTATACAAAGCTGAGAGTGCTTTCTGAAGAGTGGCTGACTCCAGGGCTCTGCACCTGGGCATGGCATGCACAGATTCCTCcgaaagagaagtgggagggggaaggaaagcgtAATGTGTTGGGGCGTTATGTGTGGAGGCAGAGATACTGCACCTTCAGGGCAGGGATGAGGAGTGGGGCCTGGGGCCTCAGTGGTCCCTGTCGGCCCGCAGAGGGATGTTCAGGGCAGGTGACCACTGGTCTCTTTGGCAGctgggacaggaagggaaagttCCCCTGCAGAGCGCCCACCTGTACTACAACGTGACGGAGAAAGTGCGGCGCGTCATGGAGTCCTACTTCCGCTTGGACACGCCCCTCTACTTCTCCTACTCCCACCTGGTGTGCCGCACTGCAGTTGAAGGTGAGCCTCCTGCACCCCTGCGGCCTTTGCTAAGCACATGCTGTGCCCGGGCCCTGGCTGGACGCTGAGGACATAGAGAAACAGGATATGGTCCCTTTCATTCTCACCAGGGAAccaacataaacaaataatggcAACCCAGTGTGACAGGACAGCAGAGGAAGTTATAGTCATTCTACCTGGGCAGTCAGGAAGGTTTTCTAGAAGAGGTGATGATAGTTGTGCAGGATGAATAGGAGTTGTGGAGTACCTGAGGTTATGTTCAAGCCAGagagaacagcatgtgcaaaggagCTGAGGCATTGAGCAGCCCGGTGGCTGGGGGAGCTAAGAACGTTGCCATCCTGGAGAGTTAGGTTAACAGGGTGGGGGGCAAGCAGATGAGACTGGTGAGGTCCTCAGAAGCCAAGTTATGGAATGCTGCATTCGAGTTTGTTTAGCAGTGATTCTCAGGGATGGTGTTGGGCATGCAGGTGACTCTGTTCTGACGCCTGGACTGATGCAGCTTAGCTAGAGACCCCTATTCATTGGGTATTCCCAAAGACCCAGACTCATTTTGGGAAGCACCCCCCATGCCAACAGGAGAGCTGCAGTATCTCCTGAGGCACCTCAGCAATAACGGGTGTCCCCTTGGTCCCAGAGGCCCAGGCTGAGAGGAAGGACAGCAGCCACGCAGTCCACGTGGACAACTGCATCCTGAATGCCGAGGCCCTCGTGTGCATCAAGGAGCCCCCCGCCTACACCTTCCGGGACTACAGGTGCCAGCCCGCCCTCCGAGCCCCCCAGTGCCCTgctctttgccccctcccccaacacacacataggTTTGGGAGCAGCTGTTCCCAGAATCCAACCCCTTGTCCCCAGACCCTCTGGATAGGAAGTCAGACAGTAAGGAAATCGTTCCAGTGTTGTGATGGGTAGGACAGTGAACAGTGGGCTTGGTACAGCAGCACCCCAGAGAAGGGCGTGGTGGATTCTCTGGGGAAAGTTGGGAGTAATTTGTGAGGCCTCAGAGAAGGTTCTATAAGGCTTTCTTCCTGTGAAAGACCCCTCCAGCTTCTGGGTGAGACGCAGGCCCTGGAGCAGTGGGTTGTCTGGGGAGCgggaagaggggaagggctgTGTCGAGAcgctctctgcctctcccagcGCCATTCTTTACCTAAATGGAGACTTCGATGGAggaaacttttatttcactgaacTGGATGCCAAGACCGTAACGGTAAGTGTGTCCTTGTCCCCATTCCTTACAGTCAGAAACCCTCAAAATGCCGGGCAAAACAGCCAGTTGGTCTTCCCAGTGGCCAGTGCTGCGCTCCCCAAACCAGGGGGACTGTGAGGTGTGTTGGTCACCCTGTGACTGGTCACCTAGTTACTCTTCAGCTCTGGTCTTTGGGAAGTTAGCCTGAGGGCCCACCCTTGATGGTGGACCCAGTGACCCCATGTCTCTTCTGAAGGCAGGTCACAGTCTGTCCTGTGTCCCCTTTGTCTTCAGGCAGAGGTGCAGCCCCAGTGCGGAAGGGCCGTGGGGTTCTCCTCCGGTACTGAAAACCCGCATGGAGTGAAGGCCGTCACCAGAGGGCAGCGCTGCGCCATCGCCCTGTGGTTCACTCTGGACGCCCGGCACAGTGAGCGGGTGAGAGCCGCCGGCACTGTGTGGCCCGAAGGGCTTGCTGTGTCCGCCTGCCCCAGCCCCCTGCCGTTGGCTTAGACAGGCAAGGCGCACGGGGCTTGGGGGCTTGGGAGTCCGGAGGGGCTCCTCGCTCCAGCACTGTCATCATGGTCACTTTGCCTCATCTTCGCTGGCCTTTCTTCCCTACTTGTAAGAGGGTTCCAGGTAGGGGGGCATGATGAGGAGTGACCCTGGTTCTTGGTTCCTTGTTGTGCACCACTTTTAGCTGGCTTTGCCCAGAGAGAGGACTTGTCGGGAAGGAGGTGAGCTCGGAGGTCCCTGAGAAAGGGTCTTCTTGTTCTCCGGGAGGTTGACCCTGAGAGGTGGTGAGGATCTGGTCCAGAAGCCTCTCTGATTAGCAGGGCTTGTCCTTGCAGGACAGGGTGCAGGCAGACGACCTGGTGAGGATGCTCTTCAGCCCGGAAGACATGGACCTCCTCCAGGAGCTGCCCCAGGAGGCGCAGCGGGGCCCACACCAGCCTGGAGAGGAGACTGTCTCCAGCAGTGAGCCAGGGAGCAAGGATGAGCTCTGACGGCGTCCGGCTCACCATGGACTGTTAGACCCATGTGAGGAACTCCGTCCTGCGGCCTGGCCTGGCCAGCTGCTGGGGGCCACGGAGCAGTGGGGCGCTTCCGTCTGCTGCCCAGAGAGGGGCCCCTGCTCACAGCCGTCCGCATGGTGCTACTGCTCTTGGCGTGGACACGGCCAGACAGCCAGCCACACTCTGGACCTGGCTGAGGGCTCAGGATGCAGGCTCAGAGCCACCACAGGTGCCGGCACAGGTAGCCATGTGACAGCAATACAGTATTTAAGTGTCTGTGTAGACAACCAAAGAATAAATGACTTGTGTTTTTTTACTTGGTAGTTTGTTCAGAGCCTGGAAACATGCCCACCTGCTCCAGAAGTCGCAGTGGGTAAAAACTGCCCTGGGCAGGCGCAATGCAAGGAGGCCTGGCTCAGGACCCCGCTTAGCGCCTTTCTGTGCAGCCCCAGGCCAGAACTTAACCTCGGGGACCTTGGAGTTGTCATCTCTATGATGGGGATCACAGTCCTCACTCTGCCCAGCCTGTGGGCAGTTGTGTGTATCGGGTATGACAGTACTTTGTGAACTGGAATGCTCTGGGTGAATGGTAGGAATTATTATTAATCCTTCTCTGGCAAGGAGCAGCAGTCAGCAGTGCTGTGGCCTCTCAGCCCCGTGTCAGCCACATGCGTCTTGCTCTGCTGCCTGGCCTCGGTCCCCATACCTCAGGGCCTCCGTATGTGGGGCAGCACACACCtctgggagacagagaaagagcaaAACTGGAGATTCTGCTCTTCTGGCCCAAGCGCCAGTCCCCTCCTGGGCTTGAGATGCTGTGGGGTGTGTTTGGAGCCTGTTCCCagtgctcattcattcattcattcaaccagtgTCTATTGAGCCAGTGCTGGGAATGTTTAGCAAACAAAACAAGGCCCCGCCCTAGTAGAGCTTATACTGTAGTAGGGAAACAggtaagaagtgtgtgtgtgcatgtgcacacgtgTAATCCTTGATGGGAAAGAATGCACGTCAGGCCCTGAGGAGGGAGGTATGTCCAGGGGGCAGTGTGGCAGCAGAGTTGGTAAGAAGGAAAACAGTAATGAAGTCAGAACCTTGGAGCCTAGTCGGCCACCGTGAGTTTTGACTCAGTGAGTCAGGACACTTGGAGggttttggtgggtttttttgtatttttccaaggtgagaagcagggggaggcagacagactccagcatgtgctggaccaggatccccccggcatgcccactagggggcattgctccgctgcaaccggagcattctagcgcctgaggtggaggccatggagctgtcctcagcgcccgggccaactttgctccaatggagccttggctgcgggaggggaagagagagagagagagagagagagagagagagagagagaaagaaagaaagaaaggagagggggaagggtggagaagcaaaggggcgcttctcctgtgtgcctcaaccgggaatcgaacctgggacttccacatgccaggctgatgctctaccactgagccacccagccagggcctgacactTGAAGGGTTTTGAGCAGAGGCGTGACAGCATCCTACTTACATTTTGGAAGGCCTCTGTGAAGGTGTATGTGGGGAATGGGCTGTGGGGCGAGGATGGGAGAGGAGCAGCTCTGCCTCAGTGACCTGAGAGGGGACAGTGGTGTGAGCAGGGTGTCGGCAGTGAAACAGCTCCAGTGCTGGATCTGTTTAAGTGAAGCCAACAGCAGTGGCTGATAGATTGGATGGCATGAGAAAAAGGAGCAGCAAGACAGTTTCCAGCCCAAAGCCGCAGGAGGGATGGTGATGTGGAAACCGGGAGTTTGGTTTGTACACGTTAGGCTGGAGTTTGAGGAGCCCATTAGGTATCCAAGAGGAAACACCAAATAGAGAGTTGGATATATGTGCCTGGAGTTCAGGGAAAGGGGAGGTAGTGTGACTTTGGGGGTCATCACTGGCGTGTGGATAGTGTTCAAAGTCAGGAGACTGAGGTCAGTGTAGACAGAGGAAGAATCAGAAGACTGAGCCTGGCTGGACATGTCAGGGGATTGAGGACACTGGCATCCAACAGACGAGAAGGGGACCCAAGAGCGATGGAGTCCCGGAAGCCGTGAGAGGTGCAGGTGGGAGTGGGCAGTGCTGTCAGAGCTGCTGAGAGGTGGAGCCAGGAAAGCACTGGGAATCCACTTCTGGATTTGGCGACATGGAGATAAGGGAAAACTTCAGCAGGGGATATTTTGGTGAGGTGGTGCGGACAAAAGACGGGCTGGAGGGAGTTCAAGTGAGAAGGGGAAGTGATGATGGTGTCCCATCCTACGTGATGATGGTGGGAATGGACGGCTCTTTTCAGGAGTTTGGCTCAATGTGGGGCCAGCAGGATGAGCTGGAGGGAGACGTGCAGTGAAGGAACAGTTGTTTTTCAGCTGGGAGATGGCACTGTGTGTGAGCATGCTCATGGGAATGATCCTGTAGGGATGGTCCCTGTTCCTTTAGTCATTGGTCCTCTCCTGTCCTGTTTGGTGATTCACTCGCCCTACGGAGAGAGTACCACATTACTGGAAAGAACAtgagctttgcctgaccaggtggtggcgcagtggatagagcgtaggactgggatgcagaggacccaggttcaagaccccgaggtcaccagtttgagcgcgggctcatctggtttgagcaaagctcaccagcatggacccaaggtctctggctccagcaaggggttactcggtctgctgaaggcccgcggtcaaggcacatagagaaagcaatcaatgaacaactaaggcgctgcaacaaagaattgatgcttcccatctttctcccttcctgtctgcctgtccctatcggtccctctctctgattctctgtctctgttacacacaaaaaaagaaagaacatgagCTTCATCCATGTGCTGAGTGAGCAAGACACTTCCAATACTTGGAGTTGTGTGATTTTCGAGTGTTTGCTGCAGTCCCGTCCTCCCAGTGTGCTCAGCAGTATTCATGAGGGATGCTCTCAAAGCCCCTGGCACTGTGCTTAGCACCTAGTAAATACTCAACACTATAGAAAACTATACCTGCCTGATTCCAGAAGTTTCCACATCAAGGCAGATGACCTTTAGCATTTCAATGTGGTATGCTAACCACGTGAAGACAGCAGACTGTCTTAATAGAGCTCATGAAAGGCCAAATGATTTCAAGGGAAACAGGACCAGAGGAAAGTGCATATAATTAGGGTGTCGCGTGGGCTCAGAAGCAGGAGGCGATGGCAGGGTCCGAGCTGTGACGCGatgtggctgtgtgtgtggcGCACATGCGAGGGCGTGTCGGCGTGGGGTAGGCTTCCCGGATGAAAGGAGAGGGCCCTGCAAGCCCCGGAGGGGTGGAGGCAGCTCAGCACACATGGGGAAGACGTGCACCTGGACTGTGGCCTCTGGCACCCCGGGCTGCTGACAAAGCTCTCAGCACGGGCACCGAGGCAGCCTGTGCTCAGGGTTGGTGGGAGTAGGAAAGGGCACCACCATGCAGCCACTTGTGCCACGGAGGCGCCCCACCCTGGGTTAGGCGTGGGACACCGAAGTGAGGCTGGTAGCAGGGCCATGAGGTGCTTACAGTCCTCGGTCCTCTGGAAGGAGGCAAACAACATACCAAGTGCTGTGAACGGAAATACACAGAGCATTCCgggatcccgggtcagggcacctgACCCTGCCTGGGCCGGTGGGGCGGCTGGGGCAGCCAGGTTGCTGGCTGCTCTGCTTTCTAGCTGGGTGGCCCGAGGCAAGTCTTCTCCATCCTGAGCCTGTGGTTCTGCAGGAAAGTCAGACTCTGCGTTGGGGGCAGTAAGACCAGCTTTGTTTACCTCCAGGGTTTAAGGTGGCAGCTGCACAGAATGTGCTGGATGGCACCCGACGGCGTCAGACCTGGTGGTCAGTGGGAGAGGGCCCGGGAAAGGGCGCCAGTGTTCCACCCACAGGGAGGCGGGAGCCCGGAATCCTCCTGCCAACGAGTCAGTGTTCAGCACAGACCTCCCCCGCGCCCGCTCTCTGCTAGGCACTGCCAGGCAGGAAGTGACGGTGGGCCCCCAGCCCAGTCAGTCCACCCATACCGGGATGAGAGGGCCCAAAGGGGAGACTCAGCCAGGAGGGCGTCTTGGGAACACACCTCATGGGCCACATTTCTTCAGACATATTGTTTCGCAAAAGCACTTCTCCCCATTATCTGATCCCTGTAAATACATCACAAACCAGACAGGGCAAGTGGTATTAGCCCTACTTTTCAGTTGAGAAACCAGGCCGAGAGGCTAAAGGCCTTGCCTGAAGTCACAGGGCTTTCCGTGGGTGGAGGTAAAGCTAAAACCCTAAGCTTCCTGCAGTGTGTGTGGAAGCACTTTTAAACAGTGAAGTGTGACTCCCCAGGGCAGTTTCTGGTTCCCTCTCAGTGGAGGCTGAGTGCTCTCCAGCGTGCCTGGGAGTCACTGGGCTGGGGGAGAGGGCCACCCGGGAGTCACTGGGCTGGGGGAGAGGGCCACCGGGCGGTAGGAGCCCCAGGCCGGGAGCTCCACCCGTTAGGGAACTCCAGGAGCAGGGCCTGAATCCTAACAGGCCTTGGAACATTGGTGAGGGAAGGCCAGCACAGGACGTTTTGGTAGAAGACTCAAGACCTCAAATAACAGGGAAGGAATCAGCAGAGAAAGGCTTTAGGGGAGAGGTGAACATTGTCTGGGTCCCAAATGTCTCTGGGTCCCTGTGTGAGAGGCTCTGGGAGTGTCCAGAATGGAGGCCCGGGCACAGATCTTCAACAGCCTCGGAGCCCTGGGACTTTTGTTCTGCAGACAGCCACTCATGTCCCCTCTTTAGCTCTCAGCTCCCTCATCCGTCAGCTGAGGGGTTGTGGCCGTGATCTTGAGGGCCTGTGTGGCTCTGACACTTGGTTTCTGTGTGACCTTGATACTAAAGCTCAAAGACCTGCCCCAGTGCTCAGTGGGTCCCCAGGAGTGTCTACTCTGGGCTCCGGCAGTGTCCTCGGCTCCCCCGATGTTGCTGTCTCGGCACTGACTATGGTGGAAGGGGAATCTGAACTCAGCACTTCTCTGCAACCCTTCAGACCCTCTGTTTGATTTTGGGGACCCACATGTCTTCCCAAGTACCCAGGTCCATGTGGCTCTGGCCTTCTCAGCATAAAGGGCCACAGGGGGCCCAATGTTCGAAACTGTAGGCCAAACAGCACCCACTCCTGACCCGTTAGAGGGCTGGCTGCTCCCCCAGCTCCCACTGGCAGGACCTCCAGGCCATACCAGGGGCCCACGCCTCGGGCGGGCATACAGGGCAACCATTGTCTGCACACTGCCTGGCACCCTCTCGTTTGCATAGCCACGTGAAGAATGCAAGAGTGCAGGCTGGGGATGTGTTCCTGTGAGGGGAGCTGGGGCTGTGGGGGAGGAAGCTGGGGGTCAGCAGCAGGACCCTGCCTTCCGCAGTGC
The Saccopteryx bilineata isolate mSacBil1 chromosome 3, mSacBil1_pri_phased_curated, whole genome shotgun sequence DNA segment above includes these coding regions:
- the P3H1 gene encoding prolyl 3-hydroxylase 1, with amino-acid sequence MAARVLKLLTTLLAVAAAASGTHVESETGWDMSAPDRLFADGTAAYARGDWPGVVLSMERALRSRAALRALRLRCRTRCAADYPWELDPDSLPNLTQASGAAALHDLRFFGSLLHRAACLRRCLGPLAAHSLSEELELEFHKRSPYNYLQVAYFKINKLEKAVAAAHTFFVGNPEHIEMRQNLDYYQTMSGVKEADFKDLEAKPHMDEFRLGVRLYSEEQPQEAVPHLEAALQEYFVADEECRALCEGPYDYDGYNYLEYNADLFQAITDHYIQVLSCKQNCVTELASHPSREKPFEDFLPSHYNYLQFAYYNIGNYTQAIECAKTYLLFFPNDEVMTQNLAYYTTMVGEEQARSIGTRESAQEYQQRSLLEKELLFFAYDVFGIPFVDPDSWTPEDVIPRRLQEKQKSERETAVRISQEIGNLMKEIETLVEEKTKESLDVSRLTREGGPLLYEGIHLTMNSKVLNGSQRVVMDGMISDDECRELQRLTNAAATSGDGYRGQTSPHTPNEKFYGVTVFKALKLGQEGKVPLQSAHLYYNVTEKVRRVMESYFRLDTPLYFSYSHLVCRTAVEEAQAERKDSSHAVHVDNCILNAEALVCIKEPPAYTFRDYSAILYLNGDFDGGNFYFTELDAKTVTAEVQPQCGRAVGFSSGTENPHGVKAVTRGQRCAIALWFTLDARHSERDRVQADDLVRMLFSPEDMDLLQELPQEAQRGPHQPGEETVSSSEPGSKDEL